A region of Hydrogenimonas cancrithermarum DNA encodes the following proteins:
- a CDS encoding leucyl aminopeptidase: protein MKIETTTQPRSEIEADMEIVCVVEKNLGHPWAEEDKKLLELSGFEGGQDETCLMPQSRRIYVGADSLHHDDIRSAYAAAIRALRKTKAEHVKTGLYLGKCSAQNIKAMAEGMILGDYEFDAYKTEKAKHPIKKVTIACEDFNGKSIDCEKAKAYVDAAVTVALATNYTRSIVNMPPDDMTPEILGLKAVSLAEENGLECIVLDEKGLEAENMEAFLAVSRASHHPPRLVHLAYKPENAKFKVALVGKGLTYDSGGLSLKPAEYMVTMKSDKSGACAVLGIMKAVSELKLPIEVHGIIGATENMIGGNAYKPDDILKAKNGTTIEIRNTDAEGRLVLADCLCYAQEKVAPDYLLDFATLTGACVVALGEYTTGLMGHDRGLKHSFSKAATNAGELTGTLPFNRYLKKLLKSDVADVCNISSSRYGGAITAALFLDHFIEKEYKHKWLHLDIAGPAFVEKPWGYNPAGASGAGVRMTVKWFEQIVKQANKEDKSSSH from the coding sequence ATGAAAATCGAAACAACAACGCAGCCGCGAAGTGAAATCGAAGCCGACATGGAGATCGTCTGTGTCGTCGAAAAAAACCTCGGCCATCCATGGGCCGAAGAGGACAAAAAGCTACTGGAACTTTCAGGTTTCGAAGGCGGGCAGGATGAGACATGCCTGATGCCGCAGAGTCGGCGCATCTACGTCGGAGCCGACTCTTTGCACCATGACGACATCCGAAGCGCCTATGCCGCTGCGATCCGTGCCCTACGCAAGACGAAAGCCGAGCACGTCAAAACGGGGCTTTACCTTGGAAAATGCTCGGCGCAAAACATCAAAGCGATGGCCGAAGGAATGATCCTCGGCGACTACGAATTCGACGCCTACAAAACCGAAAAGGCGAAGCACCCGATCAAAAAAGTGACGATCGCATGTGAGGATTTCAACGGCAAAAGTATCGACTGTGAAAAAGCCAAAGCGTATGTCGATGCAGCCGTTACCGTCGCACTGGCAACCAACTATACGCGCAGCATCGTCAACATGCCGCCCGACGACATGACACCGGAGATTCTGGGACTCAAAGCGGTCTCACTCGCCGAAGAGAACGGCCTGGAGTGCATCGTACTCGATGAAAAGGGGCTGGAAGCCGAAAACATGGAGGCTTTTCTTGCCGTTAGCCGTGCGAGCCACCATCCGCCAAGACTTGTACACCTGGCCTACAAGCCCGAAAACGCGAAGTTCAAAGTGGCACTCGTCGGAAAAGGGCTCACCTACGACAGCGGCGGCCTCAGCCTCAAGCCGGCCGAATATATGGTGACGATGAAGTCGGACAAATCGGGAGCCTGTGCGGTACTTGGCATCATGAAGGCGGTGAGTGAGCTGAAACTTCCTATCGAGGTACACGGCATCATCGGTGCAACCGAAAACATGATCGGAGGTAACGCCTACAAACCCGACGACATCCTCAAAGCCAAGAACGGCACGACAATCGAGATCCGCAACACCGATGCAGAAGGCCGCCTGGTACTCGCCGACTGCCTCTGCTACGCGCAGGAGAAGGTTGCGCCCGACTACCTGCTCGACTTCGCGACATTGACCGGGGCATGCGTCGTGGCACTTGGCGAATATACGACAGGCTTGATGGGCCACGACAGAGGGCTCAAACACAGCTTCTCGAAAGCCGCGACCAATGCCGGCGAACTCACTGGAACGTTACCGTTCAACCGTTACCTGAAAAAACTGCTCAAAAGCGATGTCGCCGACGTCTGCAACATCAGCAGCTCGCGCTACGGCGGTGCCATCACTGCAGCACTCTTTCTCGATCATTTCATCGAAAAAGAGTACAAACACAAGTGGCTGCACCTGGATATCGCAGGCCCGGCCTTCGTCGAAAAACCGTGGGGCTACAACCCTGCCGGTGCCAGCGGCGCGGGTGTGCGCATGACTGTCAAATGGTTCGAGCAGATTGTAAAACAGGCCAATAAAGAGGATAAGTCGTCTTCACATTAG
- a CDS encoding transposase — translation MPRIARGETVGGIYHVINRGNMRMRIFDDDEDYNYFLDLLETAKKREPVRVHAYCLLPNHFHLMLVPQKEGGLSRFMQWVMTSHVRYYHKKNKTSGHVWQGRFKSFIVQQESYYLTLMRYIEANAKRAGLVDDAGVWRYGSLYERIHKSRSLLDETYLDLGDGWHDFVNEPIYAAELEKIRNSVNRQAPLGTPEWQKQTAAELGLLSTLNRRGRPKKKKEE, via the coding sequence ATGCCGAGAATCGCTAGAGGTGAAACGGTCGGTGGAATTTACCATGTCATCAATCGTGGTAATATGCGGATGCGGATTTTTGACGATGATGAAGATTACAACTATTTTCTCGATCTGCTCGAGACGGCGAAAAAGCGGGAACCGGTGAGAGTACATGCCTACTGTCTATTGCCGAATCATTTTCATCTGATGCTCGTTCCACAGAAAGAGGGAGGACTGAGTCGCTTCATGCAGTGGGTGATGACGTCGCATGTGCGCTACTACCACAAAAAGAACAAAACCTCGGGCCATGTGTGGCAGGGGCGCTTCAAGAGTTTTATCGTGCAGCAGGAGAGCTACTATCTGACGCTGATGCGTTATATCGAAGCCAATGCGAAACGGGCCGGGTTGGTGGACGATGCTGGCGTTTGGCGGTATGGTTCGCTCTATGAGAGAATCCATAAAAGTAGATCGCTGCTCGATGAGACGTATCTCGACCTTGGAGATGGCTGGCACGATTTTGTCAATGAGCCGATTTATGCTGCCGAACTTGAAAAGATACGCAATAGCGTCAACCGACAGGCGCCATTGGGTACGCCGGAGTGGCAAAAGCAGACGGCCGCGGAACTCGGGCTGTTGTCGACACTCAATAGACGAGGCCGTCCAAAAAAGAAGAAGGAGGAATGA
- the trpB gene encoding tryptophan synthase subunit beta, whose product MYIPKPLKFDPDKLGHFGIFGGRYVPETLMPILQELDDAYAKIRFDETFWEEAHYYLEHYVGRPSPLYYAKNISDEVGATVYLKREDLNHTGAHKINNTILQGLIAKRLGKKKVIAETGAGQHGVATATIAALLGLECEIFMGAKDVARQELNVFRMKLLGAKVHAVESGSKTLKDAMNDAIRYWVTNARDTFYIIGTVAGPHPYPMMVRDFQGIISYEAKGQILKAQNRLPDYVIACIGGGSNAMGIFAHFLEEPETTCIGIEAGGLGLDTDKHGASLAKGSPGVLHGQMSYLLQDEDGQILEAHSISAGLDYPGIGPEHAYLKEIGAAEYDAITDAEALDAFVWLSQREGIIPAFESSHAIAYLKKMEPERIKNKLVIVNLSGRGDKDMVQAKDLLHFD is encoded by the coding sequence ATGTATATCCCAAAACCACTCAAATTCGACCCGGACAAGCTGGGACACTTCGGCATCTTCGGCGGGCGTTACGTCCCCGAAACGTTGATGCCCATTCTGCAGGAACTCGACGATGCATACGCCAAAATCCGCTTCGACGAAACATTCTGGGAGGAGGCGCACTACTACCTCGAACACTACGTCGGGCGCCCGAGCCCGCTCTACTACGCCAAAAATATCTCCGACGAAGTGGGTGCGACGGTCTACCTCAAACGAGAAGACCTGAACCATACAGGCGCCCATAAAATCAACAATACGATCTTGCAAGGGCTCATCGCCAAACGCCTGGGCAAGAAAAAAGTGATCGCCGAAACGGGTGCAGGGCAGCATGGCGTCGCAACCGCCACGATTGCAGCGTTGCTGGGCCTCGAGTGTGAAATCTTCATGGGAGCCAAAGATGTCGCACGGCAGGAGCTCAACGTTTTCCGGATGAAACTGCTGGGTGCCAAGGTCCATGCAGTCGAAAGCGGCAGCAAAACCCTCAAAGACGCGATGAACGACGCGATCCGATACTGGGTCACCAACGCGCGCGACACCTTCTACATCATCGGTACCGTTGCGGGCCCGCACCCCTACCCGATGATGGTGCGCGATTTTCAGGGAATCATCAGTTACGAAGCGAAAGGGCAGATCCTAAAAGCGCAAAACCGCCTGCCCGACTACGTCATCGCCTGCATTGGCGGCGGCTCGAACGCCATGGGAATCTTCGCCCACTTTCTCGAAGAGCCGGAGACCACCTGTATCGGTATCGAAGCCGGGGGCCTGGGGCTCGATACCGACAAACACGGTGCCAGCCTTGCCAAAGGAAGCCCGGGTGTATTGCATGGACAGATGAGCTATCTGCTACAGGATGAAGACGGCCAGATTCTCGAAGCCCACTCCATTTCCGCCGGCCTCGACTATCCCGGCATCGGCCCGGAACACGCCTATCTCAAAGAGATCGGTGCGGCGGAATACGACGCCATCACCGACGCCGAAGCGCTCGACGCCTTCGTCTGGCTCAGCCAAAGAGAAGGTATCATTCCCGCGTTCGAGAGCTCTCACGCCATCGCCTACCTCAAAAAGATGGAGCCTGAACGCATCAAAAACAAGCTGGTCATCGTCAACCTCTCCGGTCGGGGCGACAAAGATATGGTTCAGGCCAAAGATCTGCTACATTTTGACTAA
- the ychF gene encoding redox-regulated ATPase YchF — protein sequence MGLPVGIVGLPNVGKSTTFNALTKAQNAESANYPFCTIEPNKAVVPVPDPRLEELAKIVNPERIQHSTIDFVDIAGLVKGASKGEGLGNQFLSNIRETEMILHMVRCFEDGNITHVEGSIDPLRDIEIIESELIFADIQQLEKKIDRLARQAKTGDKKVRAQLEIAQELMKHLEEIKPVSTFEKRDDENFIQLDKELRFLSNKPIIYGANVDEEGLLEDNEYVQAVKKHAEEVGADVIKLCAKIEEELVQLEEDEAKEFLEELGIEESGLDKIIRTAFERLGLISYFTAGVKEVRAWTIHRGWKAPKAASVIHNDFEKGFIRAEVIAYEDFIEYGGEQGAKEAGKMRLEGKDYVVQDGDVMHFRFNV from the coding sequence ATGGGTCTTCCCGTAGGAATCGTCGGGCTGCCGAATGTCGGCAAATCGACCACGTTTAACGCGCTTACCAAAGCGCAGAATGCCGAGTCTGCCAACTATCCGTTTTGTACGATCGAACCGAACAAGGCGGTCGTTCCCGTTCCAGATCCGCGTCTGGAGGAGTTGGCCAAAATCGTCAATCCCGAGCGTATCCAGCACTCGACGATCGACTTCGTCGATATCGCCGGGCTCGTCAAGGGTGCCAGCAAAGGCGAAGGGCTGGGCAACCAGTTTTTGAGCAATATCCGTGAAACGGAGATGATCTTGCATATGGTACGCTGCTTCGAAGACGGCAATATCACCCACGTCGAAGGGAGTATCGACCCGCTGCGCGACATCGAGATCATCGAGAGTGAACTGATCTTCGCCGACATTCAGCAGCTCGAAAAGAAGATCGACCGCCTCGCACGCCAGGCGAAAACCGGCGACAAAAAGGTGCGCGCGCAACTCGAGATTGCCCAGGAGTTGATGAAACACCTCGAAGAGATCAAACCGGTCAGCACCTTCGAGAAGCGTGACGACGAGAACTTCATCCAACTCGACAAAGAGCTTCGTTTTTTGAGCAACAAACCGATCATCTACGGCGCCAACGTCGATGAAGAAGGATTGCTCGAAGACAACGAATATGTCCAGGCGGTCAAGAAACACGCCGAAGAGGTGGGTGCGGATGTCATCAAGCTCTGCGCCAAAATCGAAGAGGAGCTGGTCCAGCTCGAAGAGGATGAGGCCAAAGAGTTCCTCGAAGAGCTCGGTATCGAAGAGTCGGGTCTGGACAAGATCATCCGAACCGCGTTCGAGCGTCTGGGGCTGATCAGCTACTTCACCGCCGGTGTCAAAGAGGTGCGCGCCTGGACGATCCATCGCGGTTGGAAAGCCCCGAAAGCGGCCAGTGTCATCCATAACGATTTCGAAAAAGGCTTCATCCGCGCCGAAGTGATCGCCTATGAAGACTTCATCGAGTATGGCGGCGAACAGGGAGCCAAGGAGGCCGGGAAAATGCGTCTCGAGGGTAAAGATTACGTGGTTCAAGACGGCGATGTCATGCACTTCAGATTCAATGTATAA
- a CDS encoding transglutaminase family protein has translation MRYWKRSQPTERPIAMTDPKALRLLDIAYLTVLPPILLVAKLPMLLFMMVVVFLVISRKSVSRPLLVFTALLGLVAIFLSLYGAFNFIGLSRLKLFVELLAYLLILAVSLQRLTRTINGYLIVSPMLLLALSLFFFDSIAMLVYIVFELFILLWLILTWQMQSGFRESLRMTGILFLLSLPWVVLLFIFFPRISFGHASYGFRGESFQRMGHDGTMRLDAGALNVLSDRIVMEVGFEGEFPPESKLYFRGSVLYVDKKDHWEPLPPFIQHRIAPRKYATPPMYEEATNIVIYKVNLYPTHKKWLYLLDLPIEAPEGAWINADFETTVKETIDAPQIYEASSALEYRYGASTDETVIAYALDANASSNPKTAAAAKKIRADYPEEERRIDALVRFFKTARLTYTLKPEPLELNHATDSFLFEKKKGYCVHFASSFVTMARLAGLPARIVTGYKGKMANRVKNYLAVEERDAHAWAEVLIDGHWQRVETTATAAFISDDTVAELLRKDTTQGDATVSRARTRLDLYILYAKYQVETWILRYSRFRQMQLLEKAKNDPIFVIQFIVALLLLIIVVTIAVRHFKRAPCPDKILCLLQPLLKRLEKEGYSRKEGETLRSLFKRYLEDHPEEEPIETIDRIYHHLRYGKNENELKELKEKIRAFLKNRIDER, from the coding sequence ATGCGATATTGGAAACGCTCGCAACCTACTGAACGCCCCATTGCAATGACCGATCCGAAGGCACTGCGGCTGCTCGACATCGCCTATTTGACGGTCTTGCCGCCGATCCTGCTCGTGGCGAAACTGCCCATGCTTCTTTTCATGATGGTGGTCGTTTTTCTCGTAATCTCGCGGAAAAGTGTTTCCAGGCCGTTGCTGGTCTTTACGGCGCTTTTGGGTCTCGTCGCGATCTTCCTGTCGCTCTACGGCGCATTTAATTTCATCGGACTCTCACGCCTCAAACTTTTCGTCGAACTTCTGGCCTACCTACTGATTCTCGCCGTTTCGCTGCAGCGTCTGACAAGAACCATCAACGGCTACCTGATCGTCTCGCCGATGCTTCTGCTCGCCCTTTCACTCTTCTTTTTCGATTCGATCGCGATGCTCGTCTATATCGTTTTCGAACTTTTCATACTGCTCTGGCTCATTCTGACATGGCAGATGCAAAGCGGCTTCCGTGAAAGCCTGCGCATGACCGGCATTCTCTTTCTCCTTTCGCTACCGTGGGTCGTGCTGCTCTTCATCTTTTTCCCACGCATCTCCTTCGGGCACGCCTCCTACGGTTTTCGTGGCGAATCATTCCAGCGGATGGGCCACGACGGAACGATGCGGCTCGATGCCGGCGCTCTGAACGTCCTTTCCGATCGCATCGTCATGGAGGTGGGGTTCGAAGGAGAGTTTCCACCCGAAAGCAAACTCTATTTCAGAGGCAGCGTGCTCTATGTCGACAAAAAAGACCATTGGGAACCGCTGCCCCCTTTTATCCAACACCGCATCGCTCCAAGAAAGTACGCCACGCCGCCAATGTATGAAGAGGCCACCAACATCGTCATCTACAAAGTCAACCTCTACCCGACGCACAAAAAGTGGCTCTATCTGCTCGACCTGCCGATCGAAGCACCCGAAGGAGCGTGGATAAATGCCGATTTCGAAACGACAGTCAAAGAGACGATCGACGCGCCGCAGATCTATGAGGCGAGCTCCGCCCTGGAGTACCGTTACGGAGCTTCGACGGACGAAACCGTCATCGCCTACGCACTCGATGCAAACGCCTCCTCCAACCCGAAAACGGCAGCGGCGGCGAAAAAAATCAGAGCGGATTACCCCGAAGAAGAGAGACGTATCGATGCACTGGTACGCTTTTTCAAAACTGCACGCCTGACCTATACATTGAAACCAGAACCGCTCGAGCTGAACCACGCCACCGACAGCTTCCTCTTCGAGAAGAAAAAGGGCTATTGCGTCCACTTCGCCAGCAGTTTCGTAACGATGGCACGCCTCGCCGGCCTTCCGGCACGCATCGTCACCGGATACAAAGGGAAGATGGCGAACCGTGTCAAAAACTACCTCGCCGTAGAGGAGCGTGACGCCCACGCTTGGGCGGAAGTACTGATCGACGGCCATTGGCAGCGGGTCGAAACGACTGCAACCGCCGCTTTTATCAGTGACGACACAGTGGCGGAACTGCTGCGTAAAGATACGACACAGGGCGACGCTACAGTTTCACGGGCCAGAACCCGACTCGACCTCTACATTCTTTACGCCAAATACCAGGTTGAAACATGGATTTTGCGCTACAGCCGGTTCAGACAGATGCAGCTACTCGAAAAAGCGAAAAACGACCCGATTTTCGTCATACAATTCATCGTCGCCCTTTTGCTTCTGATTATCGTTGTCACGATAGCCGTCCGTCATTTCAAAAGAGCCCCCTGCCCCGACAAAATCCTGTGTCTTTTACAGCCTCTTCTCAAACGACTTGAAAAAGAGGGATATTCGCGTAAGGAGGGAGAGACACTCCGCTCACTTTTCAAGCGCTATCTCGAAGATCATCCCGAAGAAGAGCCGATCGAGACAATCGATCGAATTTACCATCATTTACGGTATGGAAAAAATGAGAATGAATTGAAAGAGCTGAAAGAAAAGATCCGGGCGTTTTTGAAAAACCGGATCGATGAGAGGTAA
- a CDS encoding DedA family protein, protein MEAFLLHALTEYGYIILFVWSIMEGELGLVMAGTMVHTGHMNMSAAIFVAGLGGFVGDQIYFYIGRYNKKWIHQYLHNHRRKFALAHLLLKKYGWPVIFIQRYLYGLRTIIPMSIGLTRYDAKKFAIINFISAQVWAAITIVLAYIFGEQILEVLEYTKEHWYFALPMAGLFFGGIVYTFKRIEKNILQRRKERYENRNNNAAAK, encoded by the coding sequence GTGGAAGCGTTTTTACTCCATGCGTTGACAGAGTATGGCTACATCATCCTCTTTGTCTGGAGTATCATGGAGGGTGAGCTCGGACTCGTTATGGCAGGAACGATGGTCCACACCGGACACATGAATATGTCAGCCGCGATTTTCGTGGCGGGTCTTGGCGGATTTGTCGGCGACCAGATCTATTTTTATATCGGCCGCTACAACAAAAAGTGGATTCACCAATACCTTCACAACCACCGCAGGAAGTTCGCACTGGCACACCTGCTGCTTAAAAAGTACGGCTGGCCCGTCATTTTCATACAGCGTTACCTGTACGGTTTGAGAACGATCATACCGATGAGCATCGGACTGACACGCTACGATGCGAAAAAATTCGCTATCATAAACTTTATCAGCGCCCAGGTGTGGGCAGCCATCACGATCGTACTGGCCTATATTTTCGGCGAACAGATCCTGGAAGTGCTAGAGTACACAAAAGAGCACTGGTATTTTGCACTCCCAATGGCAGGTCTCTTTTTCGGAGGGATCGTCTACACATTCAAACGTATCGAAAAGAATATTTTACAGAGGAGAAAAGAGCGATATGAAAATCGAAACAACAACGCAGCCGCGAAGTGA
- a CDS encoding AAA family ATPase, with protein sequence MPNSLSSDFIPIVDAIESHLLGKRHAITLTLAAFFARGHLLLEDIPGVGKTTLAKTFASVMGLKFGRIQFTSDLLPSDILGVSYFDLKSGGFTLKKGPIFTPFLLADEINRSMPKTQSALLEAMEERHVTIDGISYPLPEPFFVIATQNPHEEVGTFPLPSSQLDRFICSFGIGYPNAEAERKVLQGITQTPMPSNPLMQKPQIEELLARAASVHLSEAMLDYIQAIIAHTRDSGRFVNGLSTRGALALTAMTKSWAMMHGRDYAIPDDLQAVAGETCIHRLRFKEGTTSIERIRYELFTHVPSDV encoded by the coding sequence ATGCCAAACAGCCTCTCTTCCGACTTCATTCCCATCGTCGATGCGATCGAATCGCATCTTCTTGGGAAACGCCACGCCATCACCCTGACGCTCGCCGCCTTTTTCGCAAGAGGGCATCTGCTGCTCGAAGATATTCCGGGCGTCGGCAAAACGACACTCGCAAAAACTTTTGCATCGGTGATGGGACTGAAGTTCGGACGTATCCAGTTTACGAGCGACCTGCTCCCTTCCGACATTCTGGGTGTCAGCTACTTCGATCTCAAAAGCGGCGGCTTCACTCTGAAAAAAGGCCCCATCTTCACACCGTTTCTTCTCGCGGATGAAATCAACCGTTCGATGCCAAAGACCCAGTCGGCACTGCTCGAGGCGATGGAGGAGCGGCATGTGACGATCGACGGTATCTCGTACCCATTGCCTGAACCCTTTTTTGTCATCGCTACGCAGAATCCGCACGAAGAGGTTGGTACTTTCCCGCTCCCTTCTTCACAGCTCGACCGTTTCATCTGTTCCTTCGGTATCGGCTATCCCAATGCAGAGGCGGAACGCAAAGTGCTTCAGGGCATCACGCAGACGCCTATGCCTTCCAACCCGTTGATGCAAAAGCCACAAATCGAAGAGCTCTTAGCCCGTGCCGCATCGGTCCATTTGAGCGAGGCGATGCTCGATTACATCCAGGCCATCATCGCCCATACCCGCGACAGTGGCCGCTTCGTCAACGGCCTCTCGACCCGCGGGGCTCTGGCATTGACGGCGATGACCAAATCGTGGGCGATGATGCACGGACGCGACTACGCCATCCCCGACGATCTGCAGGCGGTGGCGGGCGAAACCTGCATCCACAGGCTCCGTTTCAAAGAGGGTACCACGTCGATCGAACGTATCCGGTATGAGCTTTTTACACACGTTCCTTCAGACGTATAG
- a CDS encoding DUF58 domain-containing protein gives MSFLHTFLQTYRRVEQHATRYTILVVLLLVGLFLEAYMHNFNLVYITLFFLFAAVLTAAPLGILNIGRLEAGFEGCGRLFAKRESHCRFNVKNPSPATAWGIALWCKDQSQPLSSIEPQTVIRANLPIVPKRRGRMALGPCRLESRFPLSTIRFVLPIEARCEVVVYPEPKGKPLQSYLQRIRTHYGEETDFDGLVHYSGSQSASRIHWPSVAKGETMVKHFITEHETQTLRFDFKSCAKSDEARLSQLTLWALECEKRGLPFIIRMPHGELDSRKEGIDAILETLATY, from the coding sequence ATGAGCTTTTTACACACGTTCCTTCAGACGTATAGACGCGTCGAACAGCATGCCACACGCTACACTATCCTTGTCGTACTGCTGCTTGTCGGCCTCTTTCTGGAGGCTTACATGCACAACTTTAACCTTGTCTACATCACCCTCTTTTTTCTTTTTGCCGCCGTCCTGACCGCCGCGCCTCTCGGCATACTCAATATCGGCCGGCTGGAAGCCGGGTTCGAGGGATGTGGCCGCCTTTTCGCAAAACGCGAAAGCCACTGCCGGTTCAATGTGAAAAACCCTTCGCCCGCCACGGCATGGGGCATCGCCTTATGGTGCAAAGACCAAAGCCAGCCTCTATCCTCCATCGAACCCCAAACCGTGATTCGGGCCAATCTTCCGATCGTTCCGAAACGGCGTGGACGTATGGCGCTTGGGCCCTGTAGGCTCGAAAGCCGCTTCCCACTCTCGACGATACGCTTCGTCCTTCCGATCGAAGCGCGCTGTGAGGTCGTCGTCTACCCCGAGCCGAAAGGAAAACCGCTGCAAAGCTATCTGCAGCGCATCCGTACCCATTACGGCGAAGAGACCGATTTCGACGGCCTGGTACACTACAGCGGCTCGCAAAGCGCTTCGCGGATCCACTGGCCTTCGGTTGCAAAAGGGGAGACGATGGTCAAACATTTTATCACGGAGCACGAAACGCAGACACTTCGTTTCGACTTCAAAAGCTGCGCAAAGAGTGACGAAGCGAGACTTTCGCAGTTGACGCTCTGGGCACTTGAATGCGAAAAGCGTGGCCTCCCGTTCATCATCCGGATGCCGCACGGGGAGCTTGACAGCCGAAAGGAGGGGATCGATGCGATATTGGAAACGCTCGCAACCTACTGA